The following proteins are encoded in a genomic region of Gossypium hirsutum isolate 1008001.06 chromosome D05, Gossypium_hirsutum_v2.1, whole genome shotgun sequence:
- the LOC107905982 gene encoding uncharacterized protein, translated as MEYERIDKPQSGISPSKLRMKLMGPHHHRKKDGSNSNSSRTSPSRIEDAEFVNSLLTSNNEDFDEEVPSLDVAPVKKSNEMVSGSTLNDQISGQAKEMVLQESIEMSRAKSQQFPQSDNGNSSAVHPMRTLEDENLDYDSNASSSSFEFHKGERGAVHNCLTRSYSRPVSSKWNDAEKWIMNRQNVQATYAKKNAFHNQVSRYPISHMVRVAPESANYDQRTAVNGVSDTKRVDFYQHAVQMPFEKFSFVPSRAHHFSAQSYGGNLLFDQCPQSKDLREVAERDLSCTKSSEEDTTVFPAVRSVCMRDMGTEMTPVASQEPSRTATPVGATTPLRSPTSSIPSTPRGGALSMPLDYNIDDESQHCPESGKKELSEREAKLKTRKEIVALGVQLGKMNIAAWASKDEKEANASSGDTTRMEELERIDYEKRAAAWQEAEKSKHTARYKREEIKIQAWESQQRAKLEAEMRRIEAKVEQMRGQAQAKMVKKIAMSRQRSEEKRAAAEARKNRDAERTSAKAEYIRQTGRMPSSPYMCCGWPS; from the exons AGTGGCATTTCACCAAGTAAATTAAGGATGAAGCTGATGGGGCCTCATCATCATCGAAAGAAGGATGGATCAAACAGCAATTCTTCAAGGACATCTCCATCTAGGATTGAGGATGCTGAGTTTGTCAACAGTCTATTAACCTCTAATAATGAAGATTTTGATGAGGAAG TTCCCAGCTTAGATGTTGCACCGGTTAAAAAATCCAATGAGATGGTATCGGGTTCCACCCTGAATGATCAAATTTCTGGCCAAGCAAAGGAGATGGTGCTGCAGGAGAGCATTGAAATGAGCCGTGCTAAATCGCAGCAATTCCCTCAGAGTGATAATGGGAATTCCAGTGCAGTTCATCCAATGAGGACGCTGGAAGATGAAAACCTTGATTATGATAGTAATGCTAGTTCGTCGAGCTTTGAGTTTCATAAAGGGGAGAGAGGAGCAGTACATAACTGCCTGACGAGGTCATACTCGAGACCTGTGTCATCTAAATGGAACGATGCGGAGAAATGGATAATGAACCGGCAAAATGTTCAAGCTACTTATGCTAAGAAGAATGCATTTCACAACCAAGTTAGTCGATATCCAATTTCACATATGGTGAGAGTTGCTCCGGAGTCTGCAAATTATGATCAGAGAACGGCTGTTAATGGCGTATCTGACACTAAGAGGGTTGATTTCTATCAGCATGCTGTGCAGATGCCATTCGAGAAGTTCTCTTTTGTTCCTTCCAGAGCTCATCATTTTTCAGCACAATCATATGGAGGGAATCTGTTATTTGATCAGTGTCCTCAAAGTAAGGATTTGAGGGAAGTTGCTGAGAGGGATTTATCTTGTACAAAAAGCTCCGAAGAAGATACTACCG TTTTTCCTGCAGTACGATCTGTTTGTATGAGAGATATGGGAACAGAAATGACCCCAGTTGCAAGTCAAGAGCCTTCTAGGACTGCTACGCCTGTCGGGGCAACAACCCCACTCCGAAGTCCTACATCTTCAATCCCATCTACTCCTCGTGGAGGGGCGTTGTCAATGCCTTTGGACTACAACATAGATGATGAGTCACAGCATTGTCCTGAAAGTGGCAAGAAAGAATTGTCTGAGCGAGAAGCAAAGCTCAAGACAAGAAAAGAGATTGTAGCCCTCGGTGTCCAGCTTGGAAAGATGAATATTGCTGCTTGGGCAAGCAAAGATGAGAAGGAGGCCAATGCATCGTCAGGTGATACCACTCGTATGGAGGAGCTCGAGCGGATTGATTATGAAAAACGAGCAGCTGCATGGCAGGAAGCTGAAAAGTCAAAGCATACAGCAAG GTATAAGCGCGAAGAGATTAAAATTCAAGCATGGGAGAGTCAGCAGAGAGCAAAACTAGAAGCAGAAATGCGGAGAATAGAG GCCAAAGTAGAGCAAATGAGAGGCCAAGCTCAAGCAAAGATGGTGAAGAAGATTGCTATGTCTAGGCAAAGGTCAGAAGAAAAACGAGCTGCAGCTGAAGCTAGAAAGAATCGGGATGCAGAAAGAACTTCTGCTAAAGCAGAATACATTCGACAAACAGGAAGAATGCCATCATCCCCTTACATGTGTTGTGGTTGGCCGTCATAA